Proteins from a genomic interval of Treponema succinifaciens DSM 2489:
- a CDS encoding ISAs1 family transposase — protein MVNFPLGGIMLLRESLEEIDDFRVKRCRKFELADIFLLVLFGLLSGIKDIEHIAEWAEEAEESIKGLVKFEFGPPSADTILRVFRNVNADKIEKVFIKWAHGIYEKVKIEPDRTIVAIDGKTMCGSNKVTGAKGIHIVSAWADELSLILGQVKTDEKSNEITAIPELLELIDIRGMIITIDAMGCQKKICEKIKEKKADYVLSLKGNQSTTHEAVKDFFSMDEKELAKYGVIKSEKECNPDHGRIENRQYYLCTNLSWLENKDEWPGLKAVAMAREERTVNGKTSTDIRFFLTSLDNIELVKKSIRLHWGIENRLHWCLDMTFNEDYKRHRKDHSPENMTVMRRLALNILRQAEKPENKKQDSLSKRTIWFRENRQFRQTVLRLL, from the coding sequence ATGGTGAACTTCCCCTTGGGTGGAATTATGCTTTTAAGAGAAAGTCTGGAAGAAATAGACGATTTTAGAGTAAAAAGGTGCAGGAAGTTTGAACTGGCTGATATTTTCCTGCTGGTTTTGTTCGGGCTGCTAAGCGGCATCAAGGACATTGAGCACATAGCTGAATGGGCGGAGGAAGCGGAAGAGTCCATCAAGGGGCTGGTGAAGTTTGAGTTCGGTCCGCCAAGTGCCGACACAATTCTCCGGGTTTTCAGAAATGTGAACGCAGATAAAATCGAGAAAGTTTTTATAAAGTGGGCTCATGGAATTTACGAAAAAGTAAAAATTGAACCGGACAGAACAATTGTTGCCATCGACGGAAAGACGATGTGCGGCTCAAACAAGGTCACGGGAGCAAAGGGAATTCACATTGTAAGTGCATGGGCAGATGAACTGTCCCTCATTCTTGGGCAGGTAAAGACAGATGAAAAGTCAAATGAAATCACTGCAATTCCTGAGCTTCTGGAACTGATTGATATAAGGGGAATGATAATCACAATCGATGCAATGGGCTGCCAGAAAAAAATCTGCGAGAAAATTAAGGAAAAAAAAGCAGACTATGTTCTTTCTTTGAAAGGAAATCAAAGCACGACACACGAAGCCGTAAAAGACTTTTTCTCTATGGATGAAAAGGAGCTTGCAAAATACGGAGTTATAAAAAGCGAAAAGGAATGTAATCCTGACCATGGACGAATTGAAAACAGGCAGTATTACCTGTGCACGAACCTGTCGTGGCTGGAGAATAAAGATGAGTGGCCGGGACTTAAGGCTGTTGCCATGGCACGGGAAGAACGGACTGTAAATGGAAAAACTTCCACAGACATCAGGTTTTTTCTAACTTCACTTGATAACATTGAACTTGTGAAAAAATCAATTCGACTACACTGGGGAATTGAAAACCGCCTTCACTGGTGTCTTGATATGACTTTCAATGAGGACTACAAAAGGCACCGAAAGGATCATAGTCCGGAAAACATGACAGTTATGCGCCGGCTTGCATTAAATATCTTACGCCAAGCAGAAAAACCGGAGAATAAAAAACAGGACAGTTTAAGCAAGCGCACGATCTGGTTTCGGGAAAACCGCCAGTTCCGCCAAACGGTTTTAAGGCTCCTTTAA
- a CDS encoding AAA domain-containing protein, with translation MDSICKDIFRSIHEGCWIYIEYKNKSEECTKYWIAIRNINLQKKSLEATGLHLGDFTTKNLFLLIEKILRIRIIEGTYFKTNKDLIENIDLYPQKYKEIFSEIVNLKTLNYLSDCNKLADIPKLNTKYELINRLDSSKLKNRIYNLDDEQFKMFVNSFKKSAETKEEKNINSTIQIALNELSIHTQKGLYVLAYREVRFDVERKILIAGNKIKICSEFCMEKSADKNSKKLSILNFIDNEDLSLLENFEENAETIKDIVMQNIKNKKDCAVDDRPYFLCLHRDLNIDLEKEYESIINMYSQNNVTVPIQAFFGELHSTKQNDKVYPLALINKNVNLDQLLAIHTAMNFPVAYIQGPPGTGKTTTIISTIITAFFNSKTVLFSSYNNHPIDGVFEKLTNLKYKNYRIPFPILRIGSNDRIQETCLYIKNLLLQIKSLKYFDTVLQQNKESQIERTKKLTELLQKHEEQLDLAERRELIEEMLSKSENMNLRMNLEGQQYSKIKKRLEEIGNISDEDALSLLDFDHEKLMQFINFTSVKFLKRLFEDEYKDFIEILNIKNKEKQSTEFNKYFSVSENIFKMQKVFPVFCSTCISTQKIGGPQTYFDMTIIDEASQCNTAVSLVPIIRGKNLMLVGDPQQLNPVITLDKNINEELKAKYKVNENYDYIKNSIYKAYLASDSVSQEILLHNHYRCAKEIIEFSNKKYYNNQLNIKSEITKEKPLVFCEVRENYFADKNTSLDEAEKIVQYVKNHPDKKIGIITPFKNQKDLIDYKLKENHLENKASCGTVHAFQGDEKDEILFSLALTSHTYSKTYDWLKNNRELLNVAVSRAKDKFIIFSNSEELKRLHKNDDSDDLYELAEYVKKNGEYKITPRVSSSRALGIKPYSTETENTFLTTLNHAISTLLESDGKFSVEREVQLSHLFEKNPSDSDFFYKGSLDFVIYKKGFRNRKDAVLAIELDGPEHHNNPNIIARDEKKKQICKNHGFDLLHIDNTYARRYCFVKEILTEFLED, from the coding sequence ATGGACTCTATTTGTAAAGATATTTTCCGTTCTATTCATGAGGGATGCTGGATTTATATTGAATACAAAAACAAAAGTGAAGAATGCACAAAATACTGGATTGCAATTCGAAACATAAATCTACAAAAGAAAAGTCTTGAGGCAACAGGGCTTCATCTTGGCGACTTTACAACAAAAAATCTTTTTTTACTTATTGAAAAAATTCTCCGTATTCGAATAATAGAGGGAACTTATTTTAAAACAAACAAAGATTTAATAGAAAACATTGATCTTTATCCGCAGAAATATAAAGAGATTTTTTCTGAAATTGTAAACTTAAAAACTCTGAATTATCTTTCTGACTGCAACAAACTTGCTGATATTCCAAAACTCAACACAAAATACGAGCTTATAAATCGGCTTGATTCTTCAAAACTGAAAAACAGGATTTACAATTTGGACGACGAGCAATTTAAAATGTTCGTAAACAGTTTTAAAAAATCCGCAGAAACAAAAGAAGAAAAAAATATTAACAGCACAATTCAAATTGCCCTAAACGAGCTGAGCATTCACACTCAAAAAGGACTTTATGTTTTGGCTTACCGGGAAGTGCGATTTGATGTTGAACGAAAAATTTTAATTGCAGGAAATAAAATCAAAATTTGCTCGGAATTCTGCATGGAAAAAAGCGCTGACAAAAACAGTAAAAAACTGAGCATTTTAAATTTTATCGATAACGAAGACTTATCTTTGCTTGAGAATTTTGAAGAGAATGCAGAAACAATAAAAGATATCGTAATGCAAAACATCAAAAACAAAAAAGATTGTGCAGTTGATGACAGGCCTTATTTTCTTTGCTTGCATCGGGATTTAAATATCGACCTTGAAAAAGAATATGAATCAATCATAAATATGTATTCCCAAAATAATGTTACAGTTCCGATTCAAGCATTTTTTGGCGAGCTTCATTCGACAAAACAAAATGACAAAGTTTATCCTCTGGCGTTGATAAACAAAAATGTAAACCTTGACCAGCTGCTTGCAATTCACACTGCAATGAATTTTCCAGTCGCATATATTCAAGGACCGCCCGGAACAGGAAAAACTACAACCATAATTAGCACGATTATCACGGCATTTTTTAATTCAAAAACCGTTCTTTTTTCTTCATACAACAACCATCCGATTGACGGTGTCTTTGAAAAATTGACAAACTTAAAATATAAGAATTACAGAATTCCATTTCCGATTCTGCGAATTGGCAGTAACGATCGGATTCAAGAAACCTGCCTCTACATTAAAAATTTACTTTTACAAATAAAATCTCTAAAATATTTTGATACAGTTTTACAACAAAACAAAGAGAGCCAAATTGAACGGACTAAAAAACTTACAGAACTTTTGCAGAAACACGAAGAACAGCTTGACTTGGCTGAACGAAGAGAATTAATTGAAGAAATGCTTTCAAAAAGCGAAAATATGAATCTTCGGATGAATCTTGAAGGCCAGCAATATTCCAAAATCAAGAAACGCCTTGAAGAAATCGGAAACATCAGCGATGAAGACGCTCTCAGCCTTTTGGATTTTGACCACGAAAAACTGATGCAGTTTATAAACTTTACCTCGGTGAAATTCTTAAAACGGCTTTTTGAAGACGAATACAAAGATTTTATTGAGATTTTGAATATTAAAAATAAAGAAAAGCAATCTACAGAATTTAACAAATACTTTTCTGTATCTGAAAATATTTTTAAAATGCAAAAAGTATTTCCCGTTTTTTGTTCAACTTGCATTTCAACGCAGAAGATTGGCGGACCACAAACTTACTTTGACATGACAATCATTGATGAAGCAAGCCAATGCAATACGGCAGTTTCGCTAGTTCCGATTATCCGCGGAAAAAATCTTATGCTTGTGGGAGATCCTCAGCAGCTGAATCCTGTAATTACACTGGATAAAAATATTAACGAAGAGCTGAAAGCCAAATACAAGGTGAATGAAAATTATGATTACATCAAAAATTCAATTTACAAAGCATATCTTGCCAGCGATTCTGTAAGCCAGGAAATTCTTTTACATAATCATTATAGATGTGCAAAGGAAATCATTGAATTCAGCAATAAAAAATATTATAACAATCAGCTAAATATAAAATCTGAAATTACAAAGGAAAAGCCACTCGTCTTCTGTGAAGTTCGTGAAAACTATTTTGCCGATAAAAACACCTCTCTGGATGAAGCTGAAAAAATTGTGCAGTATGTAAAAAATCATCCGGATAAGAAAATTGGAATCATCACTCCGTTTAAAAATCAAAAAGATTTAATCGATTATAAATTGAAGGAAAACCATCTTGAAAACAAGGCAAGTTGCGGAACAGTCCACGCATTTCAGGGTGATGAAAAAGATGAGATTTTGTTTTCACTTGCGCTTACAAGCCATACATATTCAAAAACTTACGATTGGCTTAAAAATAATCGGGAACTTTTAAACGTTGCAGTTTCAAGGGCTAAAGATAAATTTATAATTTTTTCGAACAGCGAAGAACTAAAAAGACTTCACAAAAATGATGATAGCGATGATTTATACGAACTGGCAGAATATGTAAAAAAGAACGGCGAATATAAAATCACACCAAGGGTATCTTCTTCCAGAGCACTTGGAATAAAACCTTACAGCACGGAAACTGAAAACACCTTTCTGACAACATTAAATCACGCAATTTCAACACTGTTAGAATCGGACGGAAAATTTTCGGTAGAACGGGAAGTTCAGCTTTCACACCTATTTGAAAAAAATCCAAGCGACAGTGATTTTTTCTACAAAGGAAGCCTGGATTTTGTAATTTACAAAAAAGGCTTCAGAAACAGAAAAGATGCAGTTCTGGCAATAGAACTTGACGGTCCAGAACATCACAACAATCCGAATATAATCGCAAGAGATGAAAAGAAAAAACAGATTTGCAAAAACCACGGCTTTGATTTGTTGCACATTGATAACACTTATGCAAGACGCTATTGCTTTGTAAAGGAAATTCTGACAGAATTTTTGGAAGACTAA
- a CDS encoding response regulator — protein sequence MGHEVSFFVVEDHTLTNRGIRELISEHGRYSCCGYAFSKNECTEKLYELAKESRLPDILILDLFLGDESGLDILREVKANLPSVKVIIYSMFAKPGIVSLALEDDADGFVLKSAPESELFAAIEAILAGDTYVQQTLVAPLFTYKSVFDGLTRQE from the coding sequence ATGGGACATGAAGTCAGTTTTTTTGTAGTTGAAGATCATACACTCACAAACAGGGGAATCCGCGAATTGATTTCCGAGCACGGCAGATATTCCTGCTGTGGCTATGCTTTTTCAAAAAATGAATGCACTGAAAAACTTTATGAGCTTGCAAAGGAATCCAGGCTTCCGGACATTCTGATTCTTGATTTATTCCTTGGCGACGAAAGCGGACTTGATATTCTGCGCGAGGTAAAGGCCAATCTTCCTTCTGTAAAAGTCATTATATATTCAATGTTCGCAAAACCGGGAATTGTATCTCTTGCGCTAGAAGACGATGCCGACGGTTTTGTTCTAAAATCCGCCCCTGAGAGTGAACTTTTTGCGGCCATTGAAGCAATTCTTGCCGGCGACACTTACGTACAGCAGACTCTTGTAGCCCCGCTTTTTACATATAAAAGTGTTTTTGACGGCCTGACACGCCAGGAGTAG
- a CDS encoding sensor histidine kinase: MNLTQTVEELEDIIRNYITYFIVFDILFFAVLFVSVLLLIRFLKSKKSLKDSNEYLLFTIKGQEEERARIAWELHDTIAQDLRYCRTLLEKKNCAENIPEAVQLLGKSLSDVRLISYNLSPADITKKDLRANLVNLCASMAQTCDVKFRISMPDDTDTSFLNENDILNLYRIVQESLTNVIKHANAGEAVILIRNSSENEEKGLYIFISDDGCGFDYDAEQYEGFSSYKRIGGAKHFGLIGMKKRCQLIGAEFSVSSAPGEGTQISIFKRMN; encoded by the coding sequence ATGAACCTAACTCAGACTGTCGAAGAACTGGAAGACATCATTCGCAACTACATAACTTATTTTATTGTTTTTGATATTCTGTTTTTTGCGGTTTTATTTGTAAGCGTTCTGCTTTTAATCAGATTTTTAAAATCAAAGAAAAGTCTGAAAGACTCCAATGAATATCTTTTGTTCACGATTAAAGGGCAGGAAGAAGAGCGTGCCAGAATTGCATGGGAACTTCATGATACAATTGCCCAGGATTTACGATATTGCAGGACCCTTCTTGAAAAAAAGAATTGCGCGGAAAATATACCGGAAGCGGTTCAGCTTTTGGGAAAATCTTTGTCAGACGTGCGCCTTATAAGCTACAACCTTTCGCCGGCGGATATTACAAAAAAGGATTTAAGGGCAAATCTTGTAAACCTCTGCGCTTCTATGGCACAGACCTGCGATGTAAAATTCAGAATCTCAATGCCTGATGACACAGACACTTCCTTTTTGAATGAAAATGATATATTGAACCTTTACCGTATTGTGCAGGAAAGTCTTACAAATGTAATAAAACATGCAAATGCAGGCGAAGCGGTAATTCTTATCAGAAATTCCAGCGAGAATGAAGAAAAAGGTCTTTACATTTTTATAAGTGATGACGGCTGCGGTTTTGATTATGACGCAGAACAGTACGAGGGCTTTTCAAGTTACAAAAGAATCGGCGGTGCAAAACATTTTGGACTTATCGGGATGAAAAAAAGATGCCAGCTGATTGGAGCCGAATTTTCAGTTTCCTCTGCCCCAGGAGAGGGAACACAAATCAGTATTTTTAAGAGGATGAATTAG
- a CDS encoding ATP-binding protein has product MKQIALDRFGIDEIISLYKDKSVIKVLQGIRRSGKSFMLELLSRKIMKKGAAENQILLLNMEDFENAELLDAKKLYDFIKSKSEAAGGKKLYLFLDEVQEVSGWEKLVNSLYSSATIDADIYITGSNANLLSSELATYLSGRYVLIHVWPLSYREFLYFNSENDSAAAFRKFIEFGGFPGLKDMMENPVQIRSYLEGIYSTVLLKDVIARNRIRNTAVLEKIILYIADNTGNIFSAKRISDFMKSGGRPLSVETIYNDIKYLENALVLHKVPRYDVRGKKILETMEKYYLADQGLLTFLHGYKDTYINGILENIVFIELLRRGYKVFIGKIGDMEIDFAAEKNGEKLYVQVAYLIGSEETKKRELRPLKSLLALGDNFPKLILTMDDLPPSNENGIIRKNIREWILEG; this is encoded by the coding sequence ATGAAACAGATTGCGCTGGACAGATTCGGAATCGACGAAATAATTTCTCTTTACAAGGACAAGTCCGTCATAAAAGTGCTTCAGGGAATACGGCGGTCGGGAAAGTCGTTCATGCTTGAGCTTCTTTCACGGAAGATTATGAAAAAAGGCGCGGCGGAAAACCAGATTCTTCTATTAAATATGGAAGATTTTGAGAACGCGGAATTACTGGACGCAAAAAAGCTCTACGACTTTATAAAATCAAAAAGCGAGGCGGCCGGCGGAAAAAAACTCTATCTTTTTCTGGATGAGGTTCAGGAAGTCAGCGGTTGGGAAAAGCTTGTGAATTCGCTCTACTCTTCCGCTACGATTGACGCGGACATCTACATAACCGGCAGCAACGCAAATCTTCTTTCCTCCGAGCTGGCGACTTACCTGAGCGGTCGCTATGTCCTGATTCACGTCTGGCCGCTTTCCTACAGGGAATTTTTGTATTTCAATTCTGAAAACGACTCTGCGGCGGCGTTCAGAAAATTCATTGAATTCGGAGGATTTCCGGGACTGAAAGACATGATGGAAAATCCTGTCCAAATCCGCTCGTATCTGGAAGGAATCTATTCAACTGTTCTTCTGAAAGACGTGATTGCCCGCAACAGAATCCGCAACACTGCGGTTCTTGAAAAAATCATTCTGTACATCGCCGACAACACAGGAAACATTTTTTCCGCAAAACGGATTTCCGACTTCATGAAGTCCGGCGGACGCCCGCTTTCCGTGGAGACAATCTACAACGACATAAAATATCTTGAGAACGCGCTGGTCCTGCACAAAGTTCCGCGGTATGACGTGCGCGGCAAAAAAATCCTTGAGACGATGGAAAAATATTACCTTGCCGACCAGGGGCTGCTGACATTCCTGCACGGCTACAAGGACACCTACATAAACGGCATTCTTGAAAACATCGTGTTCATCGAACTTCTTCGGCGCGGCTACAAGGTCTTTATCGGAAAAATCGGCGACATGGAGATTGACTTTGCGGCAGAAAAAAACGGCGAAAAACTCTACGTTCAGGTCGCATACCTAATCGGCTCGGAAGAGACAAAAAAAAGGGAACTCCGCCCTCTAAAATCGCTTCTGGCACTAGGCGACAACTTTCCAAAACTCATTCTTACAATGGACGACCTTCCGCCCTCAAACGAAAACGGAATTATAAGGAAGAATATAAGGGAGTGGATTTTGGAGGGGTGA
- a CDS encoding ATP-binding protein — protein sequence MYRKAYKTLLKWKDEEKGKCAIMIEGARRVGKSFLAQEFAKNEYESYILIDFFSAPDEIKELFEKYLSDLDTLFMHLSAYYSVKLHERNTLFIFDEVQFFPRARAAIKYLVADGRYDFIETGSLLSIKKNTQDILIPSEEHHLQLNPMDFEEFLLALGNDTLIPVVKNCFEKKIPMGQALHRKAMDLFRLYLIVGGMPQAVKEYCESKNFEKVDMIKREILELYRNDIQKHAKGSELKAESIFDEIPSQLSKHEKKFKLASLKKDAKMRNYDDAFMWLKDSRIVNICYNADEPNIALKMNMSRTTLKCYMADTGLLISHAFDENGLVAEEIYKKLLFGKLEVNEGMIFENIVSQMLTASGHKLYFYSKSDNEDSASRMEIDFLITKNKVTSRHNIQGIEVKSSKRYTISSLNKFRKKFAEYTDKCFVIHTSDFKEENGIIYLPVYMAMFL from the coding sequence ATGTATCGAAAGGCATATAAAACTCTCTTAAAATGGAAGGATGAAGAAAAAGGAAAATGTGCCATCATGATTGAAGGCGCTCGCCGTGTTGGAAAAAGCTTTCTTGCGCAGGAATTTGCAAAAAATGAATATGAATCATATATCCTCATAGATTTTTTTTCTGCTCCTGATGAAATCAAAGAACTATTTGAAAAATACCTTTCTGATTTAGACACTCTTTTTATGCACCTTTCTGCCTATTATTCTGTAAAACTGCACGAACGCAACACGCTCTTTATTTTTGATGAGGTTCAGTTTTTTCCAAGAGCCAGAGCCGCAATTAAATATCTTGTTGCTGATGGGCGCTATGATTTTATAGAAACAGGCTCCCTTCTTTCCATTAAAAAAAATACACAGGACATTTTAATTCCATCGGAAGAACATCATTTACAGTTAAATCCCATGGATTTTGAGGAGTTTTTGCTTGCTTTAGGAAATGACACGTTGATTCCTGTTGTAAAAAATTGCTTTGAAAAGAAAATTCCTATGGGGCAGGCTTTGCATAGAAAGGCTATGGATTTATTCAGGCTTTATCTTATAGTCGGCGGAATGCCGCAAGCTGTAAAAGAATATTGTGAATCAAAAAATTTTGAAAAGGTAGATATGATAAAGCGGGAAATTCTGGAGCTGTATCGTAACGATATTCAAAAGCACGCAAAAGGCTCGGAATTAAAAGCGGAATCTATTTTTGATGAAATTCCTTCTCAGCTTTCTAAGCACGAAAAAAAATTTAAGCTGGCTTCCTTAAAAAAAGATGCAAAAATGCGCAATTATGATGACGCGTTTATGTGGCTTAAAGATTCTAGAATCGTAAACATTTGCTACAATGCTGATGAGCCTAATATCGCATTAAAAATGAATATGAGCCGCACCACATTAAAATGCTACATGGCAGATACTGGACTTTTAATTAGCCACGCGTTTGACGAAAATGGTCTTGTCGCTGAAGAAATTTATAAAAAACTGCTTTTTGGAAAGCTTGAAGTAAACGAAGGAATGATTTTTGAAAACATTGTTTCCCAGATGCTTACAGCAAGCGGACACAAACTCTACTTTTATTCAAAGTCTGACAATGAAGATTCTGCTTCCCGCATGGAAATTGATTTTCTTATTACAAAAAATAAGGTTACTTCGCGTCACAACATTCAGGGAATCGAAGTAAAATCCTCAAAGCGTTATACAATTTCTTCGCTTAACAAGTTTAGGAAAAAATTCGCAGAATATACCGATAAATGTTTTGTCATTCACACCTCAGATTTTAAGGAAGAAAACGGCATAATTTATTTACCAGTTTATATGGCAATGTTTTTGTAA
- a CDS encoding lipocalin family protein, which yields MKKGSRIRKIFSLAAVFSCIASLSAQSVSEKSNANLEPVRNFELERYLGKWYEIGRFDFKWEKNLKNVTADYSLNKNGTVKVVNSGYDYVSKKQKQSVGKAKFAGNQNSGSLKVSFFWPFYSDYKIIALDSEYNYALVAGANKKLLWILSRTKTIPDDVKERYIQTAQNAGYDLNGFVWTEQE from the coding sequence ATGAAAAAAGGAAGCAGAATCAGGAAGATTTTTTCTTTGGCCGCCGTTTTTAGCTGCATTGCAAGCCTTTCAGCCCAGTCAGTCTCCGAAAAAAGCAATGCAAACCTTGAGCCTGTGCGGAATTTTGAGCTCGAGCGGTATCTTGGAAAATGGTACGAGATCGGCAGGTTTGACTTCAAGTGGGAAAAAAATCTGAAAAACGTTACGGCCGACTACTCGCTGAACAAAAACGGCACTGTCAAGGTTGTAAATTCTGGCTATGATTATGTCAGCAAAAAACAGAAACAGTCCGTGGGAAAGGCGAAATTCGCCGGGAACCAAAATTCCGGAAGCCTGAAAGTCTCGTTCTTTTGGCCGTTTTACAGCGACTACAAAATCATTGCGCTTGATTCCGAATACAACTACGCGCTTGTCGCAGGAGCAAACAAAAAACTTCTGTGGATTTTGAGCCGCACAAAGACGATTCCAGATGACGTCAAGGAACGCTACATTCAGACTGCCCAGAACGCAGGCTACGATTTGAACGGTTTTGTCTGGACAGAGCAGGAATAA
- a CDS encoding LuxR C-terminal-related transcriptional regulator has protein sequence MIERKSRSQITKELNIVERSLENYLSKIYQKTGCKNHEELIKKFGE, from the coding sequence CTGATAGAACGAAAAAGCCGCAGCCAGATTACAAAAGAACTGAATATTGTCGAACGCTCGCTGGAAAATTACCTTTCCAAAATTTACCAGAAAACAGGCTGCAAGAACCACGAAGAACTGATTAAAAAGTTCGGTGAGTGA